The segment AGCGGAGGCTGCCTCCGGCGCGATTGACGAAATCGTGGTGCTGGGAACGCGCCGCCGCGAAGGCAGGTCGGCGACAGCTTCGCTGGTGCCGGTCGATTACATCGGCGGAGACGATCTCGGCAGTCAGGGACCGACCGACATGGACGCTCTGCTCGCGGCCGTCGTGCCTTCCTACAACGTTGATCAGCAGGCCATTAACGACGCGGCCACGCTGATCCGGCCGGCGCGGCTTCGCGGGCTGCCTCCGGATTCAACCCTCGCGCTGGTCAATCGCAAGCGACGCCATCGCGCCGCGGTCATCACCTTTCTCGGCAACGGCGTGGCCGACGGCTCGCAGGGTCCCGATCTTTCCTCCATCCCGGCCATCGCGGTCAAGAGCGTTGAAGTCCTGCGCGACGGAGCGGCCTCGCAATACGGTTCGGACGCCATCGCGGGCGTGATCAACTTCACGCTCAGGGACGAGGCCGAGGGAAGCACGATCACCGCCAAATACGGCACCTATTTTGAAGGCGATGGCGACGCCCTGAACGTCGCGGCCAACTTCGGCCTTCCGCTCACCTCCAACGGATTCGCAAATTTCAGCTTCGAGTACAAGCAGTCCGACCCCACCGATCGCTCGGTGCAGCGCAGCGACGCCCAGGGCCTGGTGGACGCGGGCAACCCGTACATCCCGGACCCGAACTATCCGCACGTGTTCCACCCCAACGTCATGGTGTGGGGCGCGCCGGAATTCGAGTACGACTACAAGATGTTCGCCAATCTCGGGCTCGATCTCGGTGGCGGGCGCGAAGCCTACGCATTCGGAAACTTCGCCAAGCGCAAGATGGAAGGCGGGTTCTACTTCCGTAATCCGCACACCCGCAGCGGCGTCTTCGCCGGTCCCGATGTCACGATTGACGGCGTAGAGTACAAGACCGTGAAGGTCGCCGACCTGTCCCCCGGAGGGATTCTGGACGACCACGCATGCCCGCCCATTCGCATAATGAACAATGTGGCCAATCCCGACGACATTGCCGCGGTTGAGGCCGACCCCAATTGCTTCTCCTTCATTTCGGCGTTTCCCGGCGGCTTCGTTCCGAGGTTCGGTGGCATTCTGACCGACTATTCCGCGGCGTTCGGGGTTCGCGGCGACTTGATCGGCGACTGGTCGTTCGACGCCAGCGCCGTGTTCGGCGTGAACGATGTCGATTTCACGATGCGCCACACCATCAACCCGCAACTGCTGGCCAAGCTGCCGCACGGCCAGCGAACGGAAATCCCGATCAATTACTTCCCCGGCTCCTATACGCAAACCGACTACACGGTGAACTTCGACGTGACCAGGGACATGACGATCGGCGATCTGCCCGCGCATATCGCGATGGGCGTCGAACACCGCCGGGAGAAATTCAAGG is part of the Gammaproteobacteria bacterium genome and harbors:
- a CDS encoding TonB-dependent receptor produces the protein MKRISVLSFALSLPLVGILATAPATAQEDAAEAASGAIDEIVVLGTRRREGRSATASLVPVDYIGGDDLGSQGPTDMDALLAAVVPSYNVDQQAINDAATLIRPARLRGLPPDSTLALVNRKRRHRAAVITFLGNGVADGSQGPDLSSIPAIAVKSVEVLRDGAASQYGSDAIAGVINFTLRDEAEGSTITAKYGTYFEGDGDALNVAANFGLPLTSNGFANFSFEYKQSDPTDRSVQRSDAQGLVDAGNPYIPDPNYPHVFHPNVMVWGAPEFEYDYKMFANLGLDLGGGREAYAFGNFAKRKMEGGFYFRNPHTRSGVFAGPDVTIDGVEYKTVKVADLSPGGILDDHACPPIRIMNNVANPDDIAAVEADPNCFSFISAFPGGFVPRFGGILTDYSAAFGVRGDLIGDWSFDASAVFGVNDVDFTMRHTINPQLLAKLPHGQRTEIPINYFPGSYTQTDYTVNFDVTRDMTIGDLPAHIAMGVEHRREKFKVESGDENSWFLDDSPGGLAQQGFGIGSNGFTGFGPRLAGEFGRNSYAAYGDVEIEVTDTFTFQVAGRYEDHADIGNTFDGKVAGRFDISETVALRAAASTGFRAPTVGQANILNVTTAFTGGMLADEATLPPTHPAAAIVGAQPLTPEEAVNLTVGAVIQLDALDITVDYFNIEVQDRIARSSEKNLSRENIQQLLAAGVADAQAFTAVRFYTNNFTTTTQGIDLVATYPLDFGMGETNLSLAANWTDTKVDERDPDVINDKRVTQLEGNTPSNRFTLSFSHSQDRWDLLARVRYYGGYEEFTLDDGSNYFDVDASTVVDVEVGYQFNDAVRLIVGAENILDEYPEERSNTSGLIWPDTSPFGYNGGYYYLRAVWDF